The genomic segment TACATCGTTGGTGTTACCAATGTATGAACGTTTTTATGGTAGGTATAATGAATCTTTTAAGAACCCAAGAAaacatataaaatatacacCTTCTGAATTAACTGCcattttaaatcaattagGAAAATAAGGAGACGAATATATCTCACTTTTTGGTCATGATAGAAATAAGCAAAGGTTGgtctatttatattattagaatatttaaaattatttagatAGATGTAATATGATTATACGAATATAACAAAGAAAATTGTGATACATAATATGAAACATTTCCAATTTACCTTGTTTCACAGTACCAGTGATGAATTGAAGACCTATTTTGAAGGATAATAGTAGCAATCAAGATAACGGAGTTTCATCCTTATTTGAATCATGAATTGTACTTTTAAAGTCATCTAAAACATGGTTTGCATTAGCAACCTGCAAAGAATAGTCATGAGGTACACCTCTAGATTTTTCTTGTTCTCCAAAAATAGGGTTGGGGACCATATGAGAATTATGGTTTTGTATAAAAAAATCGAGAGTATTAATTGGTTGAGTTCTTATCAGTTCCTCAGACAAATCTGCTGAAGCAAAGAATGATTCATCACCGACCATATCAGCCGTAGAGTCGTTGCCATTTAATAATGGTAGCCTTGATGCACCTTCTATATTAGAATCATCTACCGACTCATTTATCACGGATGAAGTCTTTGAAATTTCCTCATCAGATAAATCATCTACTTCAGTTTCATCAGTTTCATTATCTGATGcaaagatattatttagaTCGTTAAAAGAAGAGTTAGCATGTCTAATAGTAGAAGGAAGATTATCTTGCAAACCATTCTGCTTAGTTCTCCATAACTTAGGATTTAAAGACAAACTATTTTGGTTTAACTTTAATGCACTTGTAGAGCTGCGAGAAGTAAAAGTCGAAGTTATGTCACCATCTgcatcatcttcatcgaTATCTTTGAATACTTTATTACTCTTATGAACACCTAATAAACTGCCACTTCTTGACAAAGGTTTTTGATCCAATCTCAATGTAGAAATTCTATTATTGGCTGTAAGAAGGTTACCATTATTTGAACCATTTGCAAACCATCCTTCTGAGCCATGAATATTTGCTGTATCGACTTTACTGTACGAGGGCGGGTTTAGTGGTAAgccattattatcaaattttgaGGAGTTGAGAGACATTGCGTCAAAGTCAAAAGTTGGAGgttcaatatcatcatccGAAAGAGCAGAAGATTGGAGGATTGGTGAGTTGATTGGAGATAATGGGACAGCTTGTGCAAATGTTAATTCTCTACTTAATGAATCTGGTTGGTATATGTTAGATTTTAGTTTTGGAGTGTTGAATACTTCATTTGGAATCACTGAGATGCTATCATGGGCTGATGATAATGCAGAAGCTACACTTTCATGATTTGTTTTATGCAATTCTGTCTGAACATCTGGTGATAACATTGGAGATAATAAGATTTCCTTCggaaagaaaatattggaTTCATGGACAGAAGGCGGGTCTACTACATTTGGATTTGAAAAACCTTTATTATTCTGTCCATCGGTCGTACCATTTTCACTTGCAAACATATCTAACGAAGAATCTTCAAGATGCATATTCAAGGGATGTGGATCATAGCATGGCAAAAGTGTGTTTGCATGAGCACATAATCTGTTTAAAACATGGATAGGAGAATCGATTACTATTTCAtaatgttttcttttccCATCAGTGATTTTTGATAATCTTAAACTTAGTTTGATCCAATGTGACGCTTTTATCTTATCACATGCTGTATCAGGATGTAACTTTTGCTTATTTGAGAAGACGCTTGGTATAAAAACTTCAAATGAGTAATCCTTATTCATTACATCACCTGtcttttcatcaattaGTAAGTTTCCCAAGTATTTTGCTTTTGTTGACTTTTCACCGGGTTGAAGTGGCTTCAGTATTGGCCCATTATGTTCCGCtaacaaatatttcttaACTGGCTCAACCCTATGGACTTTTTTGCCTTTACAATAGTATTCCATTGTTTCGGtcaaatatattctaaTTCTGTGTAAAGTGACTTTATCCAATGGAGAAAAGCTGAATGAAATGGGAAGAAACGCATCCAATATAACATCTTTTGATGCTATCATGATATCGTAATGAAGATGATTCTCCCAATTCTTTGAGATTGCAATTGGTTCTGTCTCCTCAATGGAGGTATCGGAAGGTGttcttaatatattcacTGGTAACTTGGCAATTACATTTGACTTGAATGCACCATGTCTTTCGATGGTAGCTGTTAAAGTATATTCAACAAGACCAAAATCAGCTTTTATAGACTCTGGGTATGAACAAGGGATAGCTTGTTCGAATGTATAGATGTAATCACCTGGTTGGAAGGTGAAACTATCATTGTTAGTGATTGTACTTGATGTATTATTGGTGTTTATATTTGAGCTTGAGAAACTTTTGTTCATGGCAGAGGAATTTACAGCATTTGCGTTTGCACTAGGACTAGCATCAGAAAGAGTTGAAAATGTATTTGTCAATAGATCTGAGAATATTGATGATCTGTTGTTCTTGGTATTTATGTTGgaattagaattatttgCGCCACTTGAGTTCAACTCAGTGGTGGCACTTACTGTTGATGAGTCCCTTTTGAAAAAACCAAAAGGTGACATGCTtttatgtattttattatttgaatctGATCTTGTTGGTGGAGTGGAGTGCGTGGTTGAAAAACTCCCCTCAGACTTCAAAGTCCTCTGTTTTGCATTGTTTACGGAAAGTAACGAAGGGTTATGGGATAGTTCACCGACATTAACATCTGTCGGTAAGCTCCTAAACACTGAAGCACCACTCTCTTGTATAATTGGATCTTCGAGTTCATCCAAGGAATTATCCATATCTTGCAGTGCTATTATAGAGTTTCGTGGTGATCTTGGATTCAAGTTAATATGTTCATGTGGCctgttattatttgagGATGAATGTGCATGGTAAAAAGGCCATGTATGATTCACTATATCGTTGATCTCCACAAATTCTTGTCTCTTGGGAGGGATCCCTTCCGGCCAGTCTGTCCTAGCGTAACCTTTAAAATTCAAAGTAATGGATTTCAACTTCGAAGGTTTTAACACCCTTACAATCAAAGACCCCCTCAGCAGGGAAGGAGGTCTCTGTTGAATCTCTTGAGAACTGAACCCTTGTATAAAGACAGCTGGTTCAGCTAACTGTATGAAAACATGTACATTTACAGTTTGTATCAATGGTATTTCTTCTGTAGAAACATCGACGTCCTTCTCGACTGGAAAAACAGGGGACAAAATCGAGTTTGGTTGTAGCATTCAATGAAATGTAATAACTTATATGATgaagcaaaaaaattattgggaaagcaaaaaaattacCAACGTTTTACAGTTGACGACACACTCTTATACTgcaaattaatatttataataaatgatatttgaGAAGGTACAAAACAGTTTCTAACCCTATAAGGAATTTTCTATTCTTAAAGCAACCAAATAAGAACAAGTCTGAATCTTCCTTTTGTATTAAAAAGTTTGCCACATATAAAACTGACCCTAACTTGTCAATAACTGGGGTATAGAACTCTATAGCAATCTAAACATGTTAAAACAACTACTTTATCTTAACTTTTCTTTCTGATGGTGATGGTATGATTAAGTTTCATTGTTACGATTCTTAGAGAAGAGCTTCCTGGTTAGAATTTCGCATTTCGAAATTCTAACCATTGAGAATTATTCCAATTTGTCGAAGAAAATACCGCAGCGACTCTCGAAACGCCGCTCGATAAAAGTGTCGTTTGTCTGAGAACCTCGAGAGAAGGTAGAATGAGCTGTTATTCCTGCGTGTGTTTTGAGGGTAGTGGAGAGGCTCATATGGTATAAAACACCGGTTCCGAACCTTGCTCAAGGCAACCCAAACGTGTTGCTGGACTGGGGGCATCACCGCTACCAATCGGCGCTGGAACGAGTAGTATCGTAAGATTAGGCTGCTTGCGATGGTGCACTCTCCTTGAAAGCAAAAAATCGCAGTCACAATGACCAAATACCTTCTCATCTCACCCAATTGCCATGAAATGAATAACCGGCGTTTCTTGGTGTTCGTTTGCAGCTGGACCTTGATACGTTATGCGCGGGTTTCGTAACAGAAAACTCTGTTGCGTCGTTTAAGTTACAAAGTTGTTTCAGGGAAGATCATATATCTGGCACGTCCAAAAAGCATTGAGATTCGATACTAATTATAGAAGCAAACAAGAAATTTCATATCTTTATGATACAATTGAACACAATATATGATTGCTATATCCCATTCTATCTTACAGGGTCTACCTGTCTGACGATGGGCCCTCCACATCGATTCGAAAAAACTTATTTCctaatgaataaaatatctacCTTTCTATCAAGCATATAAACTGTGCTCACTTATATACTCTGAAGCTACTCTTCCCTTCACTAGCATTTACGTATTAAAATACGTATATTTTGTTCACTCTTGCTGTTACCAATGTGTTTACATTTCCTTATTCGTGCGGTGCCTTGCCTAAATTTTTCACCTTCATCAATTACGTTTTAACAGTTAAAAGCAAAGCCTCTCTGAGTTTGCTAAAgcatatataaaagatacATAGCTATATATATCAGCAGTTGTAGCAACTGTTTATCAGGACGACGATCACCCGTTCTGTTTTGTCGATCATACATAAGACAGTCACTCTCTCGAAGAAAATAGAAGTCAACTTTTCAATACAACAGAtactaataattcaatgGTATGCACTTCCTTCCACACAATAGATAACATAAcataacaaaaatataaattacaaTGGTTATATACCTCAATAAGCAGCGCCGGGCACATCCTGGGATAACGTTGACGGATACGCAAAAGGACAACTCATTAAGAGCTGCTCAGCTCATGTTTCATAAACATTCAACATTAGAAGATGCAAAAAGACTGCCCGCTATAGCTGTACGATCGGGGACTCCTCCTCCCCAGAAAAAGATTAACTACGTTACAAATAAGAACTCTGGGATGAAATATGTGGTCATGAATAGTAAGCCAACTTTAGCAAAGGTGCCCTCGACGCCGCATTCTACGGGAATCGATGCCAAGAAAGCAGCAATGCAGGCTCAACAAAAGATATCGGAAAATCAAGAAGCTGTTTCTCAAACTAAGAACTCTAAATACACGAGTCAGTTGAACTCAACTAGAGCTGCTACTCTAGCACAGAGTTGGTCTGATGAGCAAGAAAGAGAAACGCAAAATAGTTCTAAGCCCCAATCACCAACTatgaattcaaagaaaGCAGCTGCTTTGGCACATATTAATCTAGCTGATATGGAGACAGAATGGGATCTGCCGTTGAACAAACAGCTTCCTGCCCTGTTTACACAAGAACCGGATAAAAACCCATATTACAATACATCTAAAAAGGTATCGAATCACTCATACAGAAGCTCGGATGAAAACTTGAGTATTTTGAGTTCTTCAAAAAACCCCGACAACAAACTTAGAGGCACTGTTACCAGAGCATCGAAAGACAAGTTCTACCTTACAGTACCCACATCAGCATTGAAACTAAATGAAAATCAGTATTCTAATAACAGTGGTGCTGAAATGGGTGACAACGAATCCATTAATAGTAACACAAACGAGATTATGTCTATCATGTCTTCGTCATCTATTATAAACCAGCGTCGTTCCCCATCTCctgattttaataaaaatgcaTTAAATATGGAAGAACAAGATTATAATCCAAGCGTTTACTCgtcaaattcaaatatgaaatcattactaaaaaataattcaatatacTCACTTGTACCAATATCTACTAGTTCAAAAGCaccaaaattaattaataattgcGCAACAAATACTTATGGAgcaataaataaaagaagTGGTGGTAATGTGAAATATGAAGGTACTTTACCAGATCTTATCCCTAATCATTTAAGACAACATTCCAAAGTAGagaaactgaaaaataaatttttcaagaGTCATGAAGGTTACAATACTGCTCACTCAACCACTGATCTCCGAAAATCAATGAGTGTTACTTCATTCGACAGTAATTTGCATGTTCCAAGTTATTTAAGTCTTAATAACATAGTTGAAGATCCAACCGGAAAAGAAATTATCAGAACTAATCAGAACACTAAGTTGAAAACAACCATGAGACGTGATAATGAATCTGATAATGAGAATGTTAATAGAAATGGTGTGTATGGTAATCccaacaaaaataaatcattcGATGAATTTGGAAATCCGATCAATCCCACGATGCATGACTACGATTTTGATTCTAGTGATGAATTTAGTGAATATGACAATGCTTCGGGATCTGATAACAATGAcaaaatttacaaaaagaaaatgaaacgTAGAGAACGTCTAAAGagtaaattcaaaaagaCTACAGCTGTAATTCCGTATGGCCATCACCATAGTAATAGCAGCCACCATTATTTATCTCATATAACCAATAATGATACTAGTACTGGAAATAATCATTTCAAAGGGTTCAATGAAGATAAGCCATGGAAATCGCATAATGATTCATATTACATCACAGAgcaagaaagaaaaaggtACGAGGGGATGTGGGTAAGTAACAGGTTTCTTTACCTCGAGTTATTACCTTGGTGGGGTTATCTCACGGGTAACGAGACAGAACAAAGCACTATCGGTAGTAACCCCATATTGgcaaaattgaaattcaatattaagGGACTACCCGATGACGGTCTGATGCTGAATTTAGTCGCACAAGATATATGGCTCAGATCTTGTTTACCAAACGACATATTGATGAACATCTATGACCTTGTAGATTTGAGAAATGACGGAACGCTTGATAGAAAATCGTTTATTGTTGGGATGTGGCTAATCGATCAATGTCTATACGGAAGAAAATTACCTAAATCCATAGATCAAACTATTTGGGATAGTATTGATAAGTATATGGTTAATGCGTTAACTTCTGGTTCGACGATAAAAGCaatcaagaaaaataagaaaaaactAATTAAGAAAGAAATCAAGTATATCAAGAAGGAAATGAAGAGCATCCATATATAATAGACGAACCGTAGaaagaaaacattaaaCACCAGTGATAGAAACATTTTCAGCATTAAATAGTAATTTATAACCACGATCGTAAAAATTAATACATAAACCAATTACTAACTGGAGGGCAACGCACGAATGTGCTTGTATGCTGTTGAATCTTACCTTTGTGGCCAGAAATATCTTGAACTAATACGGAGCACCACACGATGCAATCGTCACTGTGTTCTGGGAGGGATAGCCATAAGTGGCCATCGAGTATCTAGTAAATATTCTACGAAGTTGTCGAAGTtgtattaaaatattaaaccaATTTTTCAGACTCCCGACCAGGACTCGAACTGCTGACCTCACACGAACAACAGGCCTTCTAACAAGTTCGAAAAGGGAGACGAAAAAGGGAAAATGCTCAGAAAACGCCGTGCGACTGCCCGGAATATATCTTCCGAGAACTGAAGAACGCTCGTATATGTGAGAGCGGGCCCGTTAGCACAGAACCACCCGCAGCTCTGAAGGAAAACAAGCAAGCGATACGTATGGGAAAGCCCTGCGACCTTATTTTTTGCGGGCAATATGCAATGAGAGCgaaaaaatattggaaaactgaaaaattggaaaaaacGGGCAAGATTATATATTGAGATAATACAGTGTGCTTCTATTTCATATGATGATGATTGAACTTAATTGATGGACTTATTTATACAAGAAGTTCGTTTTATAAGTCTTCATAATTATCTAATagatcaattgaattgttCGTTCACAAGAGTCCTTTTTGTTTATTCAGGGGAGAAAATTGCTGGaaacagatatatatatatatatagttacCACTTCTTTACGGTTTGATTTGACTTGATTTTGTTAAGCgttattatttgttgtgctttttataaaatttctACGATTTTAGGttgttaattttatttgaactATTGAGAAGTTCAAAGTGATATTAGTGACTTCAATCgatatttttgtttgttcTTTGAAATTGCTGTTTTTTTGGGTTTTGAAGTAGCTGGTGTTGGataaaaattagaaaaaatgtTTAGGGGTGTTTTGGGTGCATTAACTGGTAATAGAGGCCAGGTCACTTTAACCCAAGAGGAGAAAGTCAGGAGAGTTTTGAAACAGGCTcatgattttgaaattgctTTGAAGGCGATGGATTACGTCTTGGATGACAGAGCTGATGAAGGTTTAAGTTTGCTTGCTAATGGGGAATCTGATATTGAGAAACGATTAGGAGGGGACGAATCAGCCGAAGTAAATCCAAACGATAAGACTATTGGAGTCTTGGCTAAAGGTGTTATTGAATTCTTAGAGGCAACTTTGGGTTTTGAAGCTGAAGAAATGAAGAAAGCTTCTGCAACATTGGCCGAAGCAGAAAATTTATCGTTGAAGAGTAGACAATTCGCCCAAAAGATGGATTTAAGAAGTAGTTCGATTTATCCACCTGGTACTGTTTATGCAGTTACCTACACAGAGTCTTGTTTGTTACACGCTCTGTTAATGATTTTTAGTGAAAGTGTTCTTGAAGGTGCCAAAGCACTACTGAAGTTAAGAAAAGCTTACTACATGTTGCAAGAAATTTTTCAGGCCATAAAAAAGGCAgagaaattacaaaaatctGCAGATAAACCATCACGTTCAAGATTGGGCAGTTTGAGAGCAAAACATAATAGCAGCAGTAGCGCTAGAGCATCAGCAGCCGGTACAGGCAGTCCAAGAGTGAAAAGTGGTAGTGTTAGTAGTGCAAGATCATCTGCTAGTTATAAAAATGCTACAAACGATTCAGATGCAAGCTTTATTAGTGGCACATCCCATTTCACGTCTTCTGATATTCCATATGAACTGAATGAAAACGAAAAAGTTGATCATGATTTACTGGAATTTGCTGAAGAAGTTCATAAAATGAGAATCAAGAGATTGACAGGTGCTCACATTGGTAACTCCCCAGCAATTAACAGATTGAGAACTGATTTAGGTTTAGATAGTTCCAAAGTTTTGCCAGAAGGTAAGGAGTCT from the Tetrapisispora phaffii CBS 4417 chromosome 9, complete genome genome contains:
- the ALY2 gene encoding Aly2p (similar to Saccharomyces cerevisiae YJL084C and YKR021W; ancestral locus Anc_1.282), whose amino-acid sequence is MLQPNSILSPVFPVEKDVDVSTEEIPLIQTVNVHVFIQLAEPAVFIQGFSSQEIQQRPPSLLRGSLIVRVLKPSKLKSITLNFKGYARTDWPEGIPPKRQEFVEINDIVNHTWPFYHAHSSSNNNRPHEHINLNPRSPRNSIIALQDMDNSLDELEDPIIQESGASVFRSLPTDVNVGELSHNPSLLSVNNAKQRTLKSEGSFSTTHSTPPTRSDSNNKIHKSMSPFGFFKRDSSTVSATTELNSSGANNSNSNINTKNNRSSIFSDLLTNTFSTLSDASPSANANAVNSSAMNKSFSSSNINTNNTSSTITNNDSFTFQPGDYIYTFEQAIPCSYPESIKADFGLVEYTLTATIERHGAFKSNVIAKLPVNILRTPSDTSIEETEPIAISKNWENHLHYDIMIASKDVILDAFLPISFSFSPLDKVTLHRIRIYLTETMEYYCKGKKVHRVEPVKKYLLAEHNGPILKPLQPGEKSTKAKYLGNLLIDEKTGDVMNKDYSFEVFIPSVFSNKQKLHPDTACDKIKASHWIKLSLRLSKITDGKRKHYEIVIDSPIHVLNRLCAHANTLLPCYDPHPLNMHLEDSSLDMFASENGTTDGQNNKGFSNPNVVDPPSVHESNIFFPKEILLSPMLSPDVQTELHKTNHESVASALSSAHDSISVIPNEVFNTPKLKSNIYQPDSLSRELTFAQAVPLSPINSPILQSSALSDDDIEPPTFDFDAMSLNSSKFDNNGLPLNPPSYSKVDTANIHGSEGWFANGSNNGNLLTANNRISTLRLDQKPLSRSGSLLGVHKSNKVFKDIDEDDADGDITSTFTSRSSTSALKLNQNSLSLNPKLWRTKQNGLQDNLPSTIRHANSSFNDLNNIFASDNETDETEVDDLSDEEISKTSSVINESVDDSNIEGASRLPLLNGNDSTADMVGDESFFASADLSEELIRTQPINTLDFFIQNHNSHMVPNPIFGEQEKSRGVPHDYSLQVANANHVLDDFKSTIHDSNKDETPLS
- the TAX4 gene encoding Tax4p (similar to Saccharomyces cerevisiae TAX4 (YJL083W) and IRS4 (YKR019C); ancestral locus Anc_1.284) gives rise to the protein MVIYLNKQRRAHPGITLTDTQKDNSLRAAQLMFHKHSTLEDAKRLPAIAVRSGTPPPQKKINYVTNKNSGMKYVVMNSKPTLAKVPSTPHSTGIDAKKAAMQAQQKISENQEAVSQTKNSKYTSQLNSTRAATLAQSWSDEQERETQNSSKPQSPTMNSKKAAALAHINLADMETEWDLPLNKQLPALFTQEPDKNPYYNTSKKVSNHSYRSSDENLSILSSSKNPDNKLRGTVTRASKDKFYLTVPTSALKLNENQYSNNSGAEMGDNESINSNTNEIMSIMSSSSIINQRRSPSPDFNKNALNMEEQDYNPSVYSSNSNMKSLLKNNSIYSLVPISTSSKAPKLINNCATNTYGAINKRSGGNVKYEGTLPDLIPNHLRQHSKVEKLKNKFFKSHEGYNTAHSTTDLRKSMSVTSFDSNLHVPSYLSLNNIVEDPTGKEIIRTNQNTKLKTTMRRDNESDNENVNRNGVYGNPNKNKSFDEFGNPINPTMHDYDFDSSDEFSEYDNASGSDNNDKIYKKKMKRRERLKSKFKKTTAVIPYGHHHSNSSHHYLSHITNNDTSTGNNHFKGFNEDKPWKSHNDSYYITEQERKRYEGMWVSNRFLYLELLPWWGYLTGNETEQSTIGSNPILAKLKFNIKGLPDDGLMLNLVAQDIWLRSCLPNDILMNIYDLVDLRNDGTLDRKSFIVGMWLIDQCLYGRKLPKSIDQTIWDSIDKYMVNALTSGSTIKAIKKNKKKLIKKEIKYIKKEMKSIHI